A DNA window from Paraburkholderia sp. PGU19 contains the following coding sequences:
- the istA gene encoding IS21 family transposase, with product MTIDAELEAHILRLYHVEKWRCGTIAQQLHVHRGTVKRVLAQAGLPRHGPAPRSSMIEPYLPFIRQTLEKYPTLTASRLYGMVRERGYQGGPTHFRHLISLHRPRPAAEAYLRLRTLPGEQMQCDWGHFGHLQIGRARRPLMAFVMVLSYSRDLYLRFFLDARMENFLRGHIGAFTRWGGLGRVILYDNLKSAVLERQGDAIRFHPTLLAFAAHYRFEPRPVAIARGNEKGRVERAIRHVRDAFFAARQFTDLDDLNAQAEHWCRTQAADRPCPEDRAISVRQAFAQEQPMLLALPQNPYPVEETLAVKVGKTPYVRFDLNDYSIPHTHVRRTLTVRADLEQVRVLDGADVIARHDRSYDRGAQIEEPVHIETLVGVKREARHHRGMDRLARAAPASQDLLRRAAERGANLGTITAALLRMLDRYGAAQLQAAIGDALESGVPHPNAVRLALERRREARQLPPPLAVCLPPHVRQKDAPVQPHRLDTYDQLAGGPDELA from the coding sequence GTGACGATTGACGCTGAACTCGAAGCCCATATCCTGCGGCTCTACCACGTCGAGAAGTGGCGCTGCGGCACGATCGCGCAGCAACTGCACGTGCATCGCGGGACTGTCAAACGTGTGCTCGCACAGGCTGGCCTACCGCGCCACGGTCCGGCGCCGCGCTCTTCGATGATCGAGCCGTACCTGCCGTTCATTCGCCAGACGCTCGAGAAGTACCCAACGCTTACCGCCAGCCGCCTGTACGGCATGGTGCGCGAGCGCGGCTATCAAGGTGGCCCCACGCACTTCCGGCATCTGATCTCGCTGCATCGGCCACGCCCGGCTGCCGAAGCGTATCTGCGGTTGCGCACCTTGCCCGGCGAACAGATGCAATGCGACTGGGGGCACTTCGGCCACCTGCAAATTGGCCGCGCGCGCCGGCCCTTGATGGCCTTCGTGATGGTGCTCTCGTACTCGCGCGACCTGTATCTGCGCTTCTTCCTCGACGCGCGCATGGAGAACTTCCTGCGCGGTCATATCGGCGCCTTCACCCGCTGGGGCGGGCTCGGCAGGGTCATCCTCTACGATAACCTCAAGAGCGCCGTGCTCGAACGCCAGGGGGACGCCATTCGTTTCCACCCGACGCTGCTCGCCTTCGCCGCGCACTATCGCTTCGAACCGAGACCGGTGGCGATTGCGCGCGGCAACGAGAAGGGCCGCGTCGAGCGTGCAATTCGTCATGTCCGCGACGCGTTCTTCGCGGCCAGGCAGTTCACCGATCTGGACGATCTGAATGCGCAAGCCGAGCACTGGTGCCGCACGCAGGCAGCCGATCGCCCGTGCCCGGAGGATCGAGCGATCAGTGTGCGCCAGGCGTTTGCCCAGGAGCAGCCGATGCTGCTTGCGCTACCGCAGAACCCGTATCCTGTTGAGGAAACGCTCGCCGTCAAGGTCGGGAAGACGCCCTATGTACGCTTCGATCTAAACGACTACTCGATCCCGCACACGCACGTGCGGCGCACGCTCACGGTACGCGCCGATCTCGAGCAGGTACGCGTGCTGGACGGTGCCGATGTCATTGCGCGTCACGATCGCAGCTACGACCGCGGCGCGCAAATCGAAGAGCCGGTTCACATCGAGACACTCGTCGGCGTCAAACGCGAGGCTCGCCATCATCGTGGCATGGATCGCCTGGCCAGGGCCGCCCCCGCCAGTCAGGATCTGCTGCGCCGCGCGGCCGAACGCGGTGCGAACCTGGGCACCATCACGGCAGCGCTGCTGCGCATGCTCGATCGCTACGGCGCCGCGCAATTGCAGGCCGCGATCGGCGATGCGCTCGAAAGCGGTGTGCCCCACCCGAATGCCGTGCGCCTGGCGCTGGAGCGCCGTCGCGAAGCGCGTCAATTACCCCCGCCGCTGGCCGTGTGCCTACCGCCGCACGTGCGCCAGAAGGACGCGCCGGTTCAACCCCACCGGCTCGATACCTACGATCAACTTGCTGGAGGTCCCGATGAGCTCGCTTGA
- a CDS encoding replication initiation protein, translating to MANNITTRATSRQLSFELFEEMLATDTPINESTKEIGYQRNNVFIDITDVGITARRLLDAAHFIVAQEPTTPKVYDVELSYFRWLMRYDSYNYKHLRTVVSEAQKALIQVSASPPGSTSAEDEKWVSVQLIGIVGIDKGRITFAVPEPLIPHIKDPVKSHWLSLRITSAFTLTYARAIYDHVIGYVAEGITEWFEVDVVRGWPGKAASTATEFKYFKRDNLDKAVKQINAVSDIDLSYETRTVSPKSKKIDRIRFRLTRKESAGAIRASLLGAQEIYTTLKNEFGFTEKQFNTISQNRAVWSDERILQAIEYTRTKVDSGQVKKSPGAYLLKAITDGYKLSDADRKMLTVQQQQQEQERAESSAKQLATAAVAASTAAAEERSKTQTVENADLGREAYHKADGKVQKDFMRAFIASAAGKLAIKRVKLNPATIHESDVLAHKDLSFALYSFVFLRTKAKAAAKA from the coding sequence ATGGCAAACAACATCACGACACGCGCAACCTCGCGCCAGCTGTCGTTTGAACTGTTCGAGGAGATGCTCGCCACTGACACGCCAATCAACGAATCGACGAAGGAGATTGGCTATCAGCGTAACAACGTTTTTATCGACATCACCGATGTGGGCATTACAGCCAGGCGACTCTTGGACGCAGCGCACTTCATCGTGGCGCAGGAGCCGACCACCCCGAAGGTCTATGACGTCGAGCTGAGCTACTTCCGATGGCTCATGCGTTATGACAGCTACAACTACAAGCACCTGCGTACGGTCGTGTCCGAGGCTCAAAAAGCCTTGATTCAGGTTTCGGCCTCGCCCCCTGGCAGCACGTCCGCGGAGGACGAAAAGTGGGTGTCCGTACAGCTAATCGGTATCGTCGGTATCGACAAAGGGCGCATCACTTTTGCGGTTCCTGAGCCGCTCATTCCGCACATCAAGGACCCGGTGAAGTCGCACTGGTTGAGCCTGCGAATCACCTCTGCCTTCACGCTTACCTATGCTCGAGCCATTTACGATCACGTCATCGGTTACGTGGCAGAAGGCATAACCGAGTGGTTCGAAGTCGATGTGGTACGTGGTTGGCCTGGGAAGGCTGCGTCGACTGCAACCGAATTCAAGTATTTCAAACGCGACAACCTCGACAAGGCGGTTAAGCAGATTAACGCAGTCTCCGACATCGACCTGAGCTACGAGACTCGCACCGTGAGCCCGAAGTCGAAAAAGATTGACCGGATTCGTTTCAGGCTGACGCGCAAGGAATCCGCTGGAGCCATTCGAGCCAGCCTGCTTGGCGCGCAAGAGATATACACGACGCTGAAGAACGAATTCGGCTTCACCGAAAAGCAGTTCAACACCATCTCGCAAAACCGCGCTGTGTGGTCGGATGAGCGTATTCTCCAGGCAATCGAATACACCCGCACCAAGGTCGACTCCGGCCAAGTCAAGAAGAGTCCGGGAGCGTACCTGCTAAAAGCTATCACCGATGGCTACAAGCTATCCGACGCTGACCGCAAAATGCTAACAGTACAGCAACAGCAGCAGGAGCAGGAGAGGGCGGAGTCCAGCGCGAAGCAACTGGCGACAGCGGCCGTCGCCGCAAGCACCGCAGCGGCAGAGGAGCGCAGCAAAACACAGACCGTCGAGAATGCCGACCTCGGTCGTGAGGCGTATCACAAGGCGGACGGTAAGGTGCAAAAGGACTTCATGCGTGCCTTTATCGCCTCCGCGGCCGGTAAGCTGGCCATCAAGCGGGTGAAGCTCAACCCGGCGACGATTCACGAGTCGGATGTGCTGGCGCATAAGGACCTATCCTTTGCGCTCTACTCGTTCGTGTTTCTGCGCACCAAAGCGAAAGCCGCCGCGAAGGCTTAA
- a CDS encoding AAA family ATPase — protein sequence MSKAEFPAITRKVPLAKIAKFAKKLDGLTVELREQILTPRPRKAPPHFTTAEVADLCGLDRTKLHYQATREGSTLPPGVAHGTGRSRLFTLAEARTYVQQLSEIYQSPLVTGREADGKIVLVANFKGGSTKTTTTMCISQGLSLRGRKVLVVDLDPQASLSELCGLYAENEVDEDSTVLPFIYNEEMEGGLESAIKETYWDGLDVIPAHPSLFSAEFFIPSMLKTRPSYQFWAILRKGLEPLRKKYDYIILDTAPSLSYLTLNALMAADSMVMPLVPESLDFISSVSFWGLFSDIAANFMEKESDKVYDFISVILSKVDTSPTSSAPIVRSWTQRAYEDWLTTTEIPASSVMSNGALALSTVFDLSKSDGVSKTVQRVRQPLVEYCRWIDNMYVDEWSLAQ from the coding sequence ATGTCTAAAGCCGAATTTCCCGCGATCACACGCAAAGTTCCTCTCGCGAAAATCGCTAAATTTGCGAAAAAACTGGACGGATTGACAGTCGAGTTGCGCGAGCAGATTCTCACGCCGAGGCCGCGAAAGGCACCGCCACACTTTACGACTGCCGAAGTAGCAGATCTGTGCGGGCTCGACCGAACCAAGCTTCACTACCAAGCAACGCGGGAAGGAAGCACGTTGCCGCCGGGCGTTGCGCACGGCACGGGCCGTAGCCGCCTGTTCACCTTGGCCGAGGCGCGCACCTATGTACAACAGTTGTCGGAAATCTATCAGTCGCCGCTCGTGACCGGTCGCGAGGCCGACGGCAAGATTGTTCTAGTTGCCAACTTCAAGGGTGGGTCGACGAAGACTACGACGACGATGTGCATCTCTCAAGGGTTGTCGTTGCGCGGACGGAAAGTGCTCGTGGTTGACCTGGACCCGCAGGCCTCCCTGTCAGAACTATGCGGACTCTATGCCGAGAACGAGGTCGACGAGGATTCGACCGTTCTGCCTTTTATTTATAACGAGGAGATGGAGGGTGGACTGGAGTCTGCCATCAAGGAAACTTATTGGGACGGCCTGGATGTTATTCCCGCACATCCATCGCTGTTCAGTGCTGAGTTCTTCATCCCCTCGATGCTGAAGACTCGCCCGAGCTATCAGTTTTGGGCAATCCTTCGGAAAGGCTTGGAGCCGCTGCGCAAGAAGTACGACTATATCATTCTGGACACAGCTCCCTCCCTCTCCTACCTCACATTGAACGCGTTGATGGCTGCTGATTCGATGGTGATGCCCTTGGTGCCGGAGAGCCTGGACTTCATCAGCTCGGTATCGTTCTGGGGGCTGTTTTCGGATATTGCCGCGAACTTCATGGAGAAGGAGTCAGACAAGGTCTACGATTTCATCTCCGTGATTCTGTCGAAGGTGGATACAAGCCCGACGTCGTCAGCACCGATCGTTCGCTCGTGGACGCAACGCGCCTACGAAGACTGGCTGACCACGACCGAGATCCCGGCGAGTTCGGTGATGAGCAACGGTGCGCTCGCGCTCTCGACAGTGTTTGATCTTAGCAAATCCGACGGGGTCTCAAAGACGGTGCAGCGTGTACGCCAGCCACTGGTTGAATACTGCAGGTGGATTGACAACATGTATGTCGACGAATGGAGTCTCGCACAATGA
- a CDS encoding ParB/RepB/Spo0J family partition protein — MSSIRDRMALQTANLRKTSSISDEEMDATKHVVEKPKTGPGMAGALAAAQLKIQELEASGGQATIPVAEVVPNPWQPRRIFVEAELSDLAESIREKGLVQPVAVRRVDSGYQLVAGERRLRAHKILGMEQIKAVIVECSDEDMVVLALVENIGRSNLTDYEIAISLRRAEAEFPNRKRLAESLGMSRTGLYQFLAFDKLPDFIKEQLDLQPALLGCNAAEEVVSAIKKHGAAGLAAAKDLWSDVVKGEILQGRYAAAIVAQATRQGSRAEARERSIAKFFSGKEQAGSITKDVNSFTVKIKTGSLSEAQETRIRQLISELYREEPSAQQ; from the coding sequence ATGAGCAGCATTCGCGACCGTATGGCTCTACAAACTGCCAACCTCCGGAAGACGTCCTCAATCTCCGACGAGGAGATGGACGCGACCAAGCACGTGGTCGAGAAGCCGAAGACAGGGCCTGGGATGGCAGGCGCCTTGGCAGCCGCACAACTCAAAATTCAAGAGTTGGAAGCGAGTGGCGGCCAGGCAACGATTCCGGTTGCAGAGGTTGTGCCGAATCCGTGGCAACCGCGGCGGATTTTTGTCGAGGCCGAGCTTTCGGATCTTGCCGAGTCTATTCGCGAAAAGGGGTTGGTTCAGCCGGTGGCGGTGCGGCGCGTTGATTCTGGCTACCAGCTGGTCGCTGGTGAGCGGCGGTTGCGCGCGCACAAAATCTTGGGCATGGAGCAAATCAAGGCCGTAATAGTCGAGTGCTCCGATGAGGATATGGTTGTTCTCGCGTTGGTAGAGAACATCGGGCGGTCCAACCTAACCGACTATGAGATCGCGATTTCGCTTCGTCGTGCGGAAGCAGAGTTTCCGAATCGAAAGCGGCTTGCTGAGTCCCTCGGTATGTCGCGCACCGGGCTGTATCAATTTTTGGCGTTCGACAAGCTGCCCGATTTCATCAAGGAGCAATTGGACTTGCAGCCCGCGTTGCTTGGGTGCAACGCTGCAGAAGAAGTTGTGTCGGCTATCAAAAAGCATGGCGCTGCCGGTTTGGCTGCGGCAAAGGACTTGTGGTCGGATGTTGTCAAAGGAGAAATTCTTCAGGGCCGATATGCTGCCGCAATCGTAGCGCAGGCCACCCGTCAGGGTTCACGAGCGGAGGCCCGTGAGCGGAGCATCGCGAAGTTCTTTTCGGGCAAGGAACAGGCCGGTAGCATTACCAAGGACGTGAACTCGTTCACCGTAAAAATCAAGACCGGGTCGCTTAGCGAAGCTCAAGAGACTCGAATCCGGCAACTTATCAGTGAGCTGTACCGGGAAGAACCAAGCGCGCAGCAGTAA
- a CDS encoding CopG family transcriptional regulator → MRTTLDIDDDVLALARARADREHVSIGRIISQLARAALQRPAVAPATRNGLPVLPNARTARTVTPEVVNQLRDEAP, encoded by the coding sequence ATGCGAACCACCCTCGATATCGACGACGACGTACTCGCCCTCGCACGCGCGCGTGCCGACCGCGAGCACGTGTCGATCGGCCGCATCATCTCGCAACTCGCGCGCGCAGCGCTGCAGCGTCCCGCAGTCGCTCCGGCCACGCGCAACGGCTTGCCGGTGCTGCCGAACGCGCGCACCGCGCGCACGGTCACGCCCGAAGTCGTCAACCAGCTGCGCGACGAGGCGCCCTGA
- a CDS encoding TA system VapC family ribonuclease toxin gives MTYLLDVNVLIALLDAGHVQHEAAHEWFGRAGHAAWATCPLTENGVLRIIGNPRYPNTLETPAAVAPLVAQLRAHPGHTFWSDDLSMLDPEHVDLSRVLATDQVTDTYLLALARRHGGALATFDRRLVADAVPDGARHLEVIG, from the coding sequence ATGACGTATCTGCTTGACGTCAACGTACTGATTGCGCTGCTCGACGCGGGCCACGTACAGCACGAGGCCGCGCACGAATGGTTCGGCCGGGCAGGGCACGCCGCTTGGGCGACCTGCCCGCTGACAGAAAACGGCGTGCTGCGCATCATCGGCAATCCGCGCTACCCGAACACGCTGGAGACGCCGGCCGCGGTCGCGCCGCTCGTCGCGCAGCTTCGAGCACATCCTGGCCACACCTTCTGGTCTGACGACCTGAGCATGCTCGATCCGGAGCACGTTGACCTGAGCCGCGTCCTCGCGACCGACCAGGTGACCGACACGTACCTGCTCGCCCTCGCGCGCCGCCATGGAGGGGCGCTGGCCACCTTCGACCGCCGGCTGGTCGCCGATGCGGTGCCCGACGGTGCGCGCCACCTCGAAGTCATTGGTTAA
- a CDS encoding type II toxin-antitoxin system ParD family antitoxin produces MGKNTSVSLGDHFAEFVEDRVRAGRYNTASDVVRAGLRLLEEQEAKLDALRVELEKGERSGPSRPFDFDAFLARKRQSAT; encoded by the coding sequence ATGGGCAAGAATACCTCCGTTTCGCTCGGCGACCACTTTGCCGAATTTGTCGAAGACCGCGTGCGGGCCGGGCGCTACAACACGGCGAGCGACGTGGTTCGGGCCGGCCTGCGCTTGCTGGAGGAACAGGAAGCAAAACTCGATGCCCTGCGCGTCGAACTGGAGAAGGGCGAGCGTTCGGGTCCGTCCAGGCCGTTTGACTTCGATGCGTTTCTCGCACGCAAGAGGCAGTCCGCGACGTGA
- a CDS encoding type II toxin-antitoxin system RelE/ParE family toxin: MKQFVLSPAAELDLDDIWDYSAENWGIRQAERYIRMIQDTIIGLTDGTQPSQAASRVRPGYRSVLVGTHILFFKETDSLVDVIRILHQRMDPSEHLSEH; this comes from the coding sequence GTGAAGCAGTTTGTTCTTTCGCCGGCGGCCGAACTGGATCTCGATGATATCTGGGACTATTCGGCAGAGAACTGGGGGATCCGACAGGCAGAGCGCTATATCCGCATGATTCAGGACACGATCATTGGATTGACTGACGGCACACAGCCGAGTCAGGCCGCCTCCCGCGTTCGACCGGGTTACCGCAGCGTGCTGGTCGGCACGCACATTCTGTTTTTCAAGGAGACCGATAGCCTGGTCGACGTCATCCGGATTCTGCACCAGCGGATGGATCCCTCTGAGCACCTGAGCGAGCACTAG
- a CDS encoding tannase/feruloyl esterase family alpha/beta hydrolase, translated as MRPETIGNQLKGIALAIGTTIVLFHLSGCGGSGSSIQATTPPPAGSGGPTVAELTTKCESLRGQVIAGVAVTATSRVGPISGVSPAGICKVSGTRAPFLDIEVDVPDNWSGRYFQNGGGGFDGTIYTAYTFDTSNTITAINPTITKYGAVYAASNGGNRAEVPAEAAPAVWLTGTTQAHASITDYAYLSIGTTTTFAKAVINAFYGKAPTKSYFNGCSNGGREGYIAAQRWPDQFDGIVAGCETEDMAGQTAKWLQIGGTAGTAAALTDAQYTASYQAAVAACDSSDGLADGYLTNAAACHFSPALLQCGLSTANPHPALCLSAAQVTTLQKYLSPMALSDGTVIYSGFNWSDYSAFGGAFGSLGGVYAFLATGDQSWLTPARQATFNPDTDYGIIGLGLKQIGIDNDVQSIAQFVASGKKLISWHDIGDNLLSPNEHERNDARTTAIAQTIGLSDPTTNTRLFLVPSNTHGAGQDVTQIDWPGAIIKWVEQGEAPTQLTYTFRTSATASRSLPVCLYPKAPHYNGSGDITSATNYTCTSA; from the coding sequence ATGCGACCCGAAACGATAGGTAACCAGCTGAAGGGCATTGCCCTTGCTATCGGAACCACCATCGTTCTATTTCACTTGAGCGGCTGCGGCGGTAGCGGTAGCTCCATACAGGCGACAACGCCGCCACCTGCTGGATCGGGCGGACCGACCGTTGCCGAATTGACCACTAAGTGCGAGTCTCTGAGAGGACAAGTGATTGCCGGCGTGGCGGTGACTGCAACCAGCCGGGTGGGGCCGATCTCAGGCGTTAGCCCTGCAGGGATTTGCAAGGTTTCTGGTACGAGAGCGCCATTCCTCGACATTGAGGTTGACGTGCCCGACAACTGGTCGGGGAGGTATTTTCAGAACGGCGGTGGCGGTTTCGACGGAACGATCTACACCGCGTACACGTTTGACACATCCAATACCATTACCGCGATTAATCCAACCATCACAAAGTACGGTGCCGTCTACGCTGCTTCGAATGGTGGAAATCGGGCTGAGGTGCCGGCCGAGGCCGCACCTGCCGTTTGGCTGACTGGAACAACACAGGCTCACGCATCGATCACCGACTACGCATATCTGTCGATCGGGACAACAACAACGTTCGCGAAAGCCGTTATTAACGCGTTCTACGGAAAAGCGCCAACGAAGTCGTACTTTAACGGATGCTCAAACGGTGGCCGTGAAGGCTATATTGCGGCTCAACGGTGGCCGGATCAATTTGACGGTATCGTGGCGGGGTGCGAAACCGAAGACATGGCCGGACAAACAGCGAAATGGCTTCAGATCGGTGGGACGGCTGGTACCGCTGCGGCGCTGACAGACGCCCAATACACAGCTTCCTATCAGGCTGCGGTAGCGGCATGCGACTCTTCAGACGGGCTTGCTGACGGCTATCTGACGAATGCAGCAGCTTGCCACTTCAGTCCGGCGCTACTGCAATGTGGGTTGTCTACTGCCAACCCGCATCCCGCCCTCTGCCTGTCTGCGGCACAGGTGACCACGTTGCAGAAGTATTTGTCGCCAATGGCGCTCTCCGACGGTACCGTCATCTATAGCGGATTCAATTGGTCAGACTACTCAGCGTTTGGAGGGGCCTTCGGGTCGCTTGGTGGTGTCTATGCGTTCCTGGCGACAGGCGACCAGTCGTGGCTCACACCAGCGAGGCAGGCCACCTTTAACCCCGACACCGATTACGGCATTATCGGCTTGGGCCTGAAGCAGATCGGCATCGACAACGACGTGCAATCGATCGCACAGTTCGTTGCTTCCGGGAAGAAGCTGATCTCGTGGCACGACATTGGCGATAACCTGCTGTCGCCAAACGAGCACGAGAGAAATGACGCGAGGACGACTGCAATCGCTCAAACGATCGGATTGTCTGATCCGACGACTAATACCAGGCTTTTCCTGGTACCTTCGAACACGCATGGCGCAGGGCAAGACGTCACGCAGATTGATTGGCCGGGTGCAATTATCAAGTGGGTAGAACAGGGGGAGGCGCCCACGCAACTGACTTACACTTTCCGAACGAGCGCAACTGCTTCACGCAGTCTGCCTGTCTGCCTTTATCCCAAGGCACCGCATTACAAT